Below is a genomic region from Ciona intestinalis chromosome 14, KH, whole genome shotgun sequence.
NNNNNNCATTTgatgaaatatatatgttctCACGTTATAGCATAACATGGGACTTAAGATTTGGGCTAGAATAGGCCAATACGACCAGGGTTATTTTGCATTAATCACCTACTATTCTCTATGTTATACGGTTAACTTCTATAAAGGACTTGTTCAAGCGCTTCACAGTATACAAACTATATAGCAAACCTTTTCGGTTTGGGATCTAAGTCGTGCTGCTTCTGAGGTAAAACTATCCTGTGACATTGTATCTGTTATAAGCAACACGATGTTTGGGGCGTCTGGTCGATTTCCGTTAGCTTCCACCAACATTGCATTGCTTGTATAGCCCATTGCTTTCCCTGCCCTTGATCCTGAAAATCATATGTTTCATTATAATCTAATGTGGAAGGTAGGGTGTTACAAATATTCACattcaaagttaaatatgtagGAACTCGTAAGTtcgtacgaggtgtatgaagcaaaacaaatatagtagggcgggtgGGGGAGGAaaattttagcacataacgtacaaatatcgtgatcgagttttaaacaattcacagcGATTTGTtggggttttataattctgtgaatgttctttgttcactatcAAATgcaatgagaaaatagaatgtaaaacCCATCTCACCCCATCCAACTGTATTATCTAACCTACCTCCGTTTCCAAACGGGATTCGTGCGATTGCGAAAAGTATTTGGTCAGGATGGTTAGGATAATAACGGAGTAGAATTTGAGAAGCAGTATCAACGGAGCTGTGATAACGTACGATCCCAAAGTTCACTTGCTCGTTGGAAATAGTGAAAGAACTGCGTTGGGatgatgtttattattatcattataGCCTAAAGTAAACTTTTTTGAATAGCATGGGTTATAAGAACACGAATTATTTTAGCTTAAAAGCTAGTAGGGTATATGCGGTTGGTGTTGGGGCACTCGGCTAATTctggttaaattttaaagggCCTTGTCGTGCCTCTCgataggacctcatccatattaAAGTAATTAACCCGAATGGCAAAACGGTAGTATGGGCAATCCGCTACGAAATACACAAATTATCATTGAAACAGAtagcaatatatataattccatgttataactaattTATTCCAAGCTTTTACCTCGTTATTGCTTGAACAAACTCACTGACACTGCGCCAATTTGTCGGAGATGTTATACCGAGCAAAATAATGACGTCGGTTCTTGCGTAAGGAGGACAAGTGCCTGAAATCAATTGCTTAGTTATATGGATTGCACTGTTGGGGAGGTGGATACCTCTAGCCCATAGTATAAACTATTTTCTcggcgtgttttaacaattaacagtacgctcttttggagtcgtgaggctacggttaaataattctttaaattttttttatttgctataATATGGTAAGAACacatgtatatt
It encodes:
- the LOC113474869 gene encoding uncharacterized protein LOC113474869; the encoded protein is MNRHAPPQPPPPQAAALQPPPPQTTAPQPPPLQTTAPQPPPPQTTVPQPPPPVTGERVPTTTSTTAAPTLPAGAPDGQTTFNPTDLIFGDEPIVEDGCPVLQLRNGELGCTSGNATGSSCMFECFEDEGYVPYPSTSFETRCDGTEWSKPLPCCARIHLPNSAIHITKQLISGTCPPYARTDVIILLGITSPTNWRSVSEFVQAITSSFTISNEQVNFGIVRYHSSVDTASQILLRYYPNHPDQILFAIARIPFGNGGSRAGKAMGYTSNAMLVEANGNRPDAPNIVLLITDTMSQDSFTSEAARLRSQTEKVCYIVCIL